One Colius striatus isolate bColStr4 chromosome 8, bColStr4.1.hap1, whole genome shotgun sequence genomic region harbors:
- the CALHM3 gene encoding calcium homeostasis modulator protein 3, whose product MDRFRMIFQYFQSNSESVMNGICGLLALATVKMYTCFDFSCPCLPWYNMLYGLGIMFIPPVALFLCGLILNRQSLVMLEEWRRPQGRRKKDLAVIRYMFSSIIQRALVAPVVWIVVTLLDGKCLICAFSGSVDPEKFVGFANASPVQVQQLLAKVPCKDDELLRNNTSRKAVTRYLRCWSQALGWSILLILIVAAFLARWLRPCFDQAALLQARHWSNYIDIEHKIFEETCCEHSRLFAHKCILHFFESMRQEIKLHSFSLPREGEEAEGEEDLLQGITDQDQVNKLLQMWYYEKPPLDISQMTQRHHLG is encoded by the exons ATGGACCGTTTCCGGATGATCTTCCAGTACTTCCAGTCCAACTCGGAGTCTGTAATGAATGGGATCTGTGGGCTGTTAGCCCTGGCTACTGTGAAGATGTATACCTGCTTTGACTTCAGCTGCCCCTGTCTGCCCTGGTACAACATGCTATATGGCTTGGGGATCATGTTCATACCCCCTGTCGCCCTCTTCCTCTGTGGCCTCATTCTCAACAGACAGTCCCTGGTGATGCTGGAGGAGTGGAGGCGACCGCAGGGGCGCAGAAAGAAGGACCTAGCTGTCATCAG GTACATGTTTTCCTCCATCATTCAGCGAGCCCTGGTTGCCCCTGTTGTCTGGATCGTAGTCACCCTCCTGGATGGCAAATGTCTGATCTGCGCTTTCAGCGGCTCGGTGGATCCTGAGAAGTTTGTGGGCTTTGCCAATGCCAGCCCAGTGCaggtgcagcagctgctggccaAGGTGCCTTGCAAGGATGACGAGCTCCTGAGGAACAACACGTCCCGCAAGGCAGTGACCAGGTACCTGCGCTGCTGGTCTCAG GCACTCGGCTGGAGCATTCTGCTGATCCTTATCGTGGCAGCTTTCCTCGCCCGCTGGCTCAGGCCTTGCTTCGACCAGGCTGCCCTCCTGCAGGCTCGTCACTGGAGCAACTACATTGACATTGAGCACAAGATTTTTGAGGAAACCTGCTGTGAGCACAGCCGGCTCTTTGCTCACAAATGCATCCTCCACTTCTTCGAAAGCATGAGGCAAGAGATCAAACTGCACAGTTTCAGCTTGCctagggagggagaggaggctgaaggagagGAAGATCTTCTTCAGGGCATCACAGATCAGGACCAGGTGAATAAACTCCTACAAATGTGGTACTATGAGAAACCTCCCCTAGATATCAGCCAGATGACTCAGAGGCATCACCTGGGCTGA